One stretch of Pseudodesulfovibrio senegalensis DNA includes these proteins:
- the qrcB gene encoding menaquinone reductase molybdopterin-binding-like subunit QrcB produces MGFDRRTFIQLSVGGTVGILFTPVLWKALDDVSIWTQNWPWIPKLKYGALVDQPAVSKLCDSGCAVKVRKAAGSAFGTEGNEDNPLSKGGICPICANGVQVMRSPNRVKGPMKKVGDSFEPITWEDAKAMLADKLAAASGKVAFISGDQTGTANEVFSGFLAGLGSEDYLQMPCDMQAASRAFNGVMGGEGQVAYDLENADFVLLAGADAMESWGPTVATKKAFAASHPVGEKASAKYVFASPVQTHTASVVDAWVPVGEESMPAFLLGIAYHLIRAGKTVNAADFGAFSSMVMDAFAPAKVEAATGVKGAQTAALAKQLMAASTPVVVPGGTSVATATAAFAVNMLLGSLKSVSEFPKAVESGMTVAERMSNDLLGWVNKGAAPAVTMVYEANPVYSLPDDFKTGFLVSFATEWNETAAKADLVLPNAFTYERFDDMQNPYGFGRQTYTAGVPVCRPSLDVMASTDFILDLAASMGIELGFESFAEVIAAKAEVVGADFDEEAGGLFEGDAVGADVSALGASVLARAAAPARGAGAVVLAPYSQLIVGSQKVATTPNAPCVISNSVLMDKTIVAMMCGVTAKKLGVADGSKIKLSGGNGEAAALVKINEGVLPGAVAVPLGLGHTVGDEFSKGVGDNVYKILTVRSEAATGATVWTGSTVNVAKM; encoded by the coding sequence ATGGGTTTTGATCGTAGAACGTTCATACAGTTATCTGTTGGCGGCACCGTTGGTATCCTTTTTACTCCGGTGCTTTGGAAAGCTCTTGATGATGTGTCCATCTGGACGCAGAACTGGCCGTGGATTCCCAAGCTGAAATACGGTGCTTTGGTTGACCAGCCTGCCGTGTCCAAACTGTGCGACTCCGGTTGCGCGGTCAAGGTCCGCAAGGCGGCCGGTTCGGCATTCGGCACCGAGGGCAATGAAGACAACCCTTTGAGCAAGGGCGGCATTTGTCCTATCTGCGCCAACGGCGTACAGGTGATGCGCAGCCCCAACCGCGTCAAGGGGCCCATGAAGAAAGTTGGCGATTCGTTTGAGCCGATCACATGGGAAGACGCCAAGGCCATGCTGGCCGACAAACTCGCTGCTGCCAGCGGCAAGGTCGCTTTTATTTCCGGCGACCAGACCGGTACTGCCAACGAGGTCTTTTCCGGCTTTCTGGCTGGACTGGGCAGCGAGGACTACCTTCAGATGCCCTGCGACATGCAGGCCGCCAGCCGCGCCTTCAACGGCGTGATGGGGGGCGAGGGACAGGTCGCATATGATCTGGAAAATGCCGATTTCGTGCTGTTGGCCGGTGCCGACGCCATGGAATCGTGGGGGCCCACCGTGGCCACCAAGAAGGCCTTTGCCGCTTCTCATCCGGTGGGAGAAAAGGCTAGCGCAAAATATGTGTTTGCCAGCCCGGTGCAAACCCACACCGCTTCGGTGGTGGACGCTTGGGTTCCTGTCGGTGAAGAAAGCATGCCTGCTTTCCTGCTGGGAATCGCCTATCATCTGATTCGCGCTGGCAAGACCGTGAATGCCGCTGATTTCGGCGCGTTCAGTTCCATGGTCATGGATGCCTTTGCTCCGGCCAAGGTGGAAGCCGCAACCGGCGTCAAGGGCGCTCAGACTGCAGCCTTGGCCAAGCAGCTGATGGCTGCTTCCACTCCGGTTGTTGTTCCCGGTGGCACCTCGGTTGCCACGGCTACCGCAGCTTTTGCCGTGAACATGCTGCTTGGTTCGCTGAAGAGCGTGTCCGAGTTCCCCAAGGCTGTGGAATCCGGCATGACCGTTGCCGAGCGCATGAGCAATGACCTGCTGGGTTGGGTAAACAAGGGTGCGGCCCCGGCCGTTACCATGGTTTACGAAGCCAACCCCGTATATTCCTTGCCCGACGATTTCAAGACGGGCTTTTTGGTGAGCTTTGCCACCGAATGGAACGAAACCGCTGCCAAAGCCGATCTGGTGTTGCCCAACGCATTCACCTATGAGCGTTTTGACGACATGCAGAATCCTTATGGTTTCGGCAGGCAGACCTACACCGCCGGCGTCCCGGTCTGTCGTCCGTCTCTGGACGTCATGGCCAGCACGGACTTCATCCTTGATCTTGCCGCCTCCATGGGCATCGAACTCGGGTTCGAGAGTTTTGCCGAGGTTATTGCAGCCAAGGCCGAAGTGGTTGGTGCAGACTTTGACGAAGAGGCCGGTGGCCTGTTCGAGGGCGACGCTGTCGGGGCCGATGTTTCGGCACTGGGTGCTTCCGTTCTGGCTCGTGCTGCTGCACCGGCCCGCGGAGCGGGTGCGGTTGTCCTGGCTCCCTACAGTCAGTTGATCGTGGGCAGCCAGAAGGTTGCCACAACGCCCAACGCACCCTGCGTCATCAGCAACAGCGTGCTTATGGACAAGACCATAGTGGCCATGATGTGCGGCGTGACCGCCAAGAAACTCGGCGTGGCCGACGGAAGCAAAATCAAGCTTTCCGGCGGAAACGGCGAGGCTGCTGCCTTGGTGAAGATCAACGAAGGCGTCCTCCCGGGTGCCGTGGCTGTGCCTTTGGGCCTTGGCCATACCGTTGGCGACGAGTTCTCCAAAGGCGTGGGCGATAATGTTTACAAGATTCTCACGGTACGTTCCGAGGCCGCCACTGGCGCGACCGTCTGGACCGGTTCCACCGTGAATGTCGCCAAAATGTAG
- the qrcC gene encoding menaquinone reductase iron-sulfur cluster-binding subunit QrcC, with translation MHMKEFKIKWGMVIDIDKCTGCGACMVGCQVENNIAPMTKKDPYNYVQALTSERDDADNKLRTLTWMNVYEMSNGKSFPEHEVAYLPRPCMQCGNPACVPVCPVVATDKNEEGGIVSQIYPRCIGCRYCMAACPYHARYFNWWDPLWPEGMDKQLSPAVSPRPRGVVEKCNFCHTRYAKAKDQARENGEDPMNLPEGAYVPACAEICPTGAITFGDLNNPEHKVHQLAKSPHAFRLLEKLGLDPQVYYMSKREWVRKQGDNYNAGDKH, from the coding sequence ATGCATATGAAAGAATTCAAAATCAAATGGGGCATGGTCATTGACATCGACAAGTGCACGGGCTGCGGCGCGTGCATGGTCGGTTGCCAGGTGGAGAACAACATTGCTCCCATGACCAAAAAGGACCCGTATAACTACGTGCAGGCATTGACCTCGGAAAGGGACGACGCAGACAACAAGCTGCGTACCCTGACCTGGATGAATGTCTATGAAATGTCCAACGGCAAAAGCTTCCCCGAGCACGAGGTCGCTTATCTGCCTCGGCCCTGCATGCAGTGTGGCAATCCCGCCTGCGTGCCGGTCTGCCCGGTAGTGGCCACGGACAAGAACGAAGAGGGCGGCATCGTCAGCCAGATTTATCCGCGTTGTATCGGTTGCCGGTACTGCATGGCTGCCTGCCCCTACCACGCACGCTACTTCAACTGGTGGGACCCCCTCTGGCCCGAAGGCATGGACAAGCAACTCAGCCCCGCTGTTTCGCCTCGTCCGCGCGGCGTTGTGGAAAAGTGCAACTTCTGCCACACCCGCTATGCCAAGGCCAAGGATCAGGCCCGCGAGAACGGCGAAGATCCCATGAACCTGCCCGAGGGCGCATACGTCCCGGCTTGTGCCGAGATTTGCCCCACCGGAGCCATCACGTTCGGCGATCTGAACAATCCCGAACACAAGGTGCATCAGCTGGCCAAGAGCCCGCATGCATTCCGCCTGCTCGAAAAGCTCGGACTGGATCCGCAGGTTTACTACATGAGCAAGCGTGAGTGGGTCCGCAAGCAGGGCGACAACTACAACGCTGGCGACAAGCACTAG
- the qrcD gene encoding menaquinone reductase integral membrane subunit QrcD, whose product MDSKLFPEGVQRCSFGKFMLWTGFILAFFLWGLYAAVLVLYNGIGTTGLDNYFGFGLWITFDLAVIALGAGAFFTGFLKYILKIKQLEKIINLTVIVGFICYSGAMLVLTLDIGQPGRAWFGYWHPNVHSMLTEVIFCITCYCTVLIIEYVPLILEQKQLNKVPFIHALAHNMHVNMALFAGLGTFLSTFHQGSLGGMYGVLIGRPYAFREGFFIWPWTFFLFVLSAVGSGPIFTVLVCTFMEKLTGKKLVEYKVKALMGKIAGTMLTVYIFLKILDTWAWATGYLPSVGLTFDDMFYGVAYGKWMMFTEIVLCGVLPAIMLITPSIRNKPALLYTAGLLDCVGITINRYVFTVQTIAFPAMPFDKWFVYYPNWVEWASSIMIVAYGFLVLSLSYRYLPVFPQERGLNYK is encoded by the coding sequence ATGGATAGCAAACTCTTCCCGGAAGGCGTACAGCGCTGTTCTTTCGGCAAGTTCATGCTCTGGACCGGCTTCATCCTGGCCTTCTTCCTCTGGGGGCTGTATGCGGCTGTTCTGGTGCTCTACAACGGAATCGGCACCACCGGTCTGGACAACTACTTCGGGTTCGGTCTGTGGATCACCTTCGACCTTGCGGTCATCGCATTGGGAGCAGGCGCGTTCTTTACCGGCTTCCTGAAGTACATCCTCAAAATCAAACAGCTCGAGAAGATCATCAATCTGACGGTCATCGTGGGCTTCATCTGCTACTCCGGCGCCATGCTGGTGCTGACGCTGGACATCGGCCAGCCCGGCCGCGCGTGGTTCGGCTACTGGCATCCGAACGTGCACTCCATGCTCACGGAAGTTATCTTCTGCATCACCTGCTACTGCACCGTGCTGATCATCGAGTACGTCCCGCTGATCCTCGAGCAGAAGCAGCTGAACAAGGTGCCGTTCATTCATGCGCTCGCGCACAACATGCACGTGAACATGGCTCTCTTTGCGGGTCTGGGCACGTTCCTGTCCACTTTCCACCAGGGATCGCTCGGTGGCATGTACGGCGTGCTCATCGGCCGTCCGTATGCCTTCCGTGAAGGTTTCTTCATCTGGCCGTGGACGTTCTTCCTGTTTGTGCTCTCCGCCGTGGGCTCCGGTCCGATATTCACGGTTCTGGTTTGCACGTTCATGGAAAAACTGACCGGCAAGAAGCTGGTGGAATACAAGGTCAAGGCGCTCATGGGCAAGATTGCCGGAACCATGCTCACCGTCTATATCTTCCTGAAGATTCTGGACACGTGGGCCTGGGCCACCGGGTACCTGCCGTCTGTAGGCCTGACCTTCGACGACATGTTCTATGGCGTTGCCTACGGCAAGTGGATGATGTTCACCGAGATCGTGCTTTGCGGCGTGCTCCCGGCCATCATGCTCATCACGCCGTCCATTCGCAACAAACCGGCCCTGCTGTATACTGCAGGCCTGTTGGACTGCGTTGGCATCACCATCAACCGTTACGTGTTCACGGTTCAGACCATCGCCTTCCCGGCCATGCCGTTTGACAAGTGGTTCGTTTACTACCCGAACTGGGTTGAATGGGCTTCTTCCATCATGATCGTGGCCTACGGCTTCCTGGTGCTGTCCCTGTCGTACCGCTATCTGCCGGTGTTCCCGCAGGAGCGCGGACTGAACTACAAGTAG